TAAAATagtgcttcggtcctccatcagggtttcccctgacttcaacctgatcaggcatagttcaccatcattcgggtcacatcctgcacgctcacagtatgtcgccagaggatCCCCCGGCAAGcagagggtctctgttggtgcgacacccggggatggaggggcgatcatgaacggatcccgcgaaggaccgccgcagtacacccgtaatcccgccggtttcgttcgtgttttctgcgcctttgggtttcgagagctcgatctgcccattggctcgcgcgcaagatagacttcttgggccgtgtttcaagacgggtcctgagggtacctcaattcaggttgatgcatcgccgatcgggagagagacggtggcccatggctaggtgccgcaGCGTGGGAGTTTTGGGCTCGACTCACAGCCCCCTTTTGCCtcttaactcgactttttgccccttaactcgacttttttgTCACTTAACTCGACTGTTTTGCTTCCTAACTCGACTTTACAATGAGCATTTTCCCATAGTTCCTAAAGTTGCACAACTTTGCCGCTAGAGGGCGCAGGAATTGTTGGACTGTGGGCGCGAGTTGTAGAGTCAAACGACCAAAGTTCTTTGCACAACGTGGTTTTTAGTGGATAATTTTACTAAAATTAGTCGAAGTGGTGGAGTTGCAAAATCGTTAACACAATTTTCCCCGAAGGCCAACCTTTTCTTCAGTATTCTGTGAAAATTTCATATGCTACGGATCATTAATGAAAGAGCTACTGTTTTTTGAAAACACTAGCTAATGGGTTAAAGCTGTTACAGAATATTTCagtattttgcccggttttgaaacgtttttgttttgccttacATACAcccttccatgcccttccatgcccttacatgcccttccatgcccttACAtacccttccatgccattctaGCGCtctccatgttttcccgtttttaatttggtttctaaaatcaaGATCAGAAGTATGGGAAGCGTCATTgtgaaattttcgtcacttgtgatgcaagactcgtgtaacttttatcggtttaCCGGTATGCTgtagagatcaaccatttccaggttcccttttgtcagtgacttGCGACTCActactttcccagtcccggttgcatagctaTGATAAggtttgtttcgctatgataagaatagaaaatctggcacgatgtgttgcaatgatcgatgtgttgcaatgtgTTGCAAAAAATCCAGTTCAGAAAAGTGCCCTGTGATGTTGATGCTATGAAGAGCTCGACTTGAAATCGTTGGGTTTGGGGAAATTGAGTAAATGTTTTCAAATACATTGAGTCATTACGATGTTTTTATTATGCTGGAAAGCATTGTGTCTTTGTCGATATTTTGTAAGTATTCATcgctgaaatgaaatgatatgAAATATCACACAAAACATAATATGTATAGACACTATAGCACAAGAATGGCTTCCTTGACAGAACACATGCTTCTTCAACAAACGTACAGCGCTTGCGCGAACGCGGACGCGATCTGCTTATTTTAAATTCTGAGTGGATTCTAAGGGGAAATCTGGCGATACAGTCGATAAAGAGCCGTTGAGGTTTACAGTTCGGAGGCGGCGATCCGAGCTAAAGTACAAAATACTCAAAGTTGAGTTTGCAACCTACCCTATTGGAATATTAGTTTCACAAAAAGCTAATAGCAAAGTTggtgaaaaaaaggaataataagGGCGTTCGCTTCAAATGTAAGGTAAGCCGATATAACCTTTCGATAGTAATCAGAGGTACGGTTGAGTAATACGGTGTTCTATTTTTATCGCTTTCCTCGTGAAAATGCTTGGCTTCAAGTACTCACCAAGCGAGTCACTCATACATACTCATAAGGAAGTAAAGGTAGAAGTTGGAGTAGAGTGAGGTGCGTTTGCGTACAAAAGTACAATAAGTGGggtttacaataaatataatAACAATGAACTTTATGGATAAAGATTACAAAGTGAATTTCATCGCAGTGATAATTGTTCCATTTCGAACAAATGAATGTTAAGCACATCAACTTAATTTCTTCTGGGGCCTTGAATGGCAATGGGACGGAAAGGACAATGTGTGTAGTGATAAAAAGAGAGATGGAAAAGGGATCGTGTGGAGTGGAGTATGTTCTATAACATGATCAAGCCAACAGCACTTGGCATAATTTGATcgaattaattttctttcaaatatGACTGTACTTCCTTTCATTTCgtgtttcatttcatattgCTAATGCTATTATTAGGTTGCAGTTATCATGTTACACATTGTTATGCTGTCCACGATCATAGtaataaaaggaaaacctttttcaatttacaatgaatgattttaaaatctTGTTTATTTCAAATAGGCCGCAATGGCGCATAAGTATTGCcgaatgtaattaaaaatataagGTAGTTCATCTTTGGACGATTTTTTATTGGCTATTTAAGAATTAAGACATTCCATTATAGCAAGTTCGAAATAAATTATATCTAACGCGAGTGCGATGTTGGTAGAGCATGTTCTCTGTAAATGGAAAGCGTCGCGAGAGTACAGGGGTACACCGGGAAATTTCAGATTCTGCGCACTTGTTGGTATTAACTTTCGAGTTTCCCTTGTGTGATAAAATGTGTTCAGTGCATAACCCTCCTGTAAACATAACGAGACGCCAAAAATATTAGAAAATAAGTCGCATGAAACTATTAAACAGCGGTAGCACTATCTCTGATAATAAGTGTTTCGATAAAAAGTGGACACAAGAAAATCATAGTAAACCTACATAACTTAATGAATTGAAAGAATTGTGGTCCAGTTCAGCTATGTAATTTTGCATACACACGGAAGTAATGTTATATTTTCTAGTATACGTCTAGAGAATCTCTAAAGGTTGAGTTAAAATTGCTGAAAGCAAATAATTTGGATGGAGACAATTGTGTCTCGTTAATGCATCATATATTAATTGTCGATTTATTTACTCATCTGAAAACAGTGGTTATGGAAAAGTATAAAATGTGTGAGTCTAATAATGTGTAGAATCGTCATTACACAAAACAGAGACGAAGCGAGCTAAATAGGACATAGTATGGAAAACATAGTTCTGCGTGTTACAGTAAACTTTTAGAAACACTGTTTTGCTTTcagttgattgattgaagcaTACTATTCCTTCTAGAATCAATATTATACAAAGATTCGTTTATACTTCGCGGCAAAATTCAATTCACAATTGTGAAGGATTTTTATATACATATATCATTATGATGGACAAGAATTGGTATTCTGAACCCAGATAACACGATGGGTGGAACATTTCATAGTGCCAAGCAGTTAATAAATCTGAGTGATCACGAATTTTCTGCAACATGAGTGCTTCACAAAAAGACAAGGCATCTGTCCAACCGGACTCCCAAAAACAGAACATAACTTTCGGTAAGACAAGCTGGTTACTAGCTTACTTGTTCAATGTGCATAAAAAATCCAAGGATCTTAAACTTATTTGTGCAAATGCGTAGTTTACTACGTTGATAATAGTATGCCAGttgttttatttcttgttTGTTATTAGGAAATTCAATTGTAATGTAATACCTATGAATATATGCTGCCATAATTGTGAACATTTGTTCATaatctatttgttttttttttcatattgcagCGGTGGAGCATACATCGGCTATTAGTCCAAAGGCAGGGCAGGCTCGCAACAGAAATTCGCTGAAGGATGTGCTTTCCTCTGGAAACAAATTAATTGGTGCGTTTCATGCTCCAGACTCCGCATATCCTCTACTCGCAACATCAAAAGCCCATGAACATAAACGGGATCAACACCATCAGTTTCTCGACATCTTGAATAAGTCCTTCTCACGTAATAAATCGGATCAACAGTCGGAGCAGGATTGTGTTACAGTTGGTCAAAGGACCACCAACGATTTGGGAGTGGGATCTTCTGTATCAAGGCTTCCAAAGAAGGGATCATCACGTTCATTTTTTCTAAAACGTCAACATTCGCTGTCCGATGTATGGCAAACGACCCTTAAATCTACCACAGCTATGAgccaagcagcagctagaATGGACAGCACCGAGATGACATCCGCATCCGGAATTGATGGGCGCAGGTTCAATTCGGATGTTGATGGACCAAATGGCGGGGTCGGAGGGTCCGagccagcaggagcaacaggtGGTGAAATCAATATTGGTGGCACAACTATACCCATTGCACCTAAAAAGCCAACTCGTAGAGCCGGTGTAAAGCCTCAACCTGATCGACCTATGCGtgcattgttttgtttaacgCGAACGAATCCTCTCCGAAAACTCTGTATTGCAATTGTAGAATGGAAGTAAGTAGTTGTACAACTTTCTACTCCACTACCTCTCCGACAGTATAATAAGTGTTATTcattaattgttttatttgcaGGCCCTTCGAATACTTAATTTTGTTGACAATTTTCGCCAATTGCGTTGCCTTAGCTGTTTACACCCCTTTTCCAAACAGTGATTCGAATAGCACAAATGCGGCACTAGAGAAGATcgaatatatttttttagtcATATTTACTGCAGAATGCATAATGAAGTTGATTGCGTACGGGTTTATACTACATCCTGGTTCATATCTGAGGAACGGGTGGAACATACTCGATTTTACAATTGTAGTCATTGGGTAGGTTTGTGATAATTGCATCACGTTTATTTTCGATatattattctttttttttctttttgatcgCAAATCTATTCAATTTGTTGTATACTTTTCAGTATGATTTCGACAGCCTTGTCTAATCTAATGAAGGAAGGATTCGACGTTAAAGCTCTTCGTGCGTTTCGGGTACTCAGACCCTTGCGTTTGGTATCAGGGGTGCCTAGTACGTACAACTCAAAGTGATTTGCTCCACTATATTTGTGTTAGCTGTAGTCGTTCATCGCTCACTgcatctttttctctttttctacaTTCAACACTACCATTTCATTCAATCACTAGGTTTGCAAGTTGTCCTTAATTCGATTCTACGAGCCATGGTGCCTTTACTACATATAGCTCTACTGGTATTGTTTGTGATAATCATTTACGCCATCATAGGATTAGAACTTTTCTCGGGTAAATTGCACAAATCTTGTTTTCACAATGAAACGGGTATGTTGGATATGTTCTTGAAAATCAATAACATGAGTAAACAGTATTGGTCCATCTGAATCGTTTTTAGGTGAGATTATGGACGATCCACATCCTTGCGGAGAAGATGGATTTCATTGTGACACCATTTCACCCGAAATGGTATGCAGATACTACTGGGAAGGGCCCAACTTTGGCATAACGAATTTCGATAATTTTGGTCTATCAATGCTAACAGTTTTCCAATGTGTAACATTGGAAGGATGGACTGATATGCTGTATTACGTGAGTGTTAATACATATACTATTTCTTGGAATAGCTTAGTAATCTATTCTCTCTTCTTTATTCGAAGATTGAAGATGCAATGGGCAGCAGTTGGCAATGGGTGTACTTCATCTCAATGGTCATTCTGGGAGCGTTTTTTGTCATGAATCTCATCCTCGGTGTACTGAGCGGCGAATTTTCTAAGGAAAGGACGAAGGcaaaaaatcgtggcgatttTCAAAAGCTTCGTGAAAAGCAACAAATAGAAGAAGATCTAAGGGGTTACTTAGATTGGATAACCCAGGCAGAAGACATCGATCCCGATAACGAAGCTAGTGGAAATCAGGAGGGCAAAGTGAAAAATACGATTGAGCTTGATTCATCTGATAACCTTGGTGAAGATGGAGAAGTACAACAAGTATCATGGTTTTCCCGAAAACGCAAATCGATAGATCGTGTAAATCGACGATTGCGACGTGCCTGTCGTAAGGCAGTTAAATCACAGGCCTTCTATTGGCTTATTATTATATTAGTTTTTTTGAATACGGGTGTTTTAGCCACTGAACACTATCGGCAACCTCCATGGTTGGATGATTTCCAAGGTACTTTGCTTAAGCATATGTAATACACTGTTAGTTATGAATGGCTTTTTATTTTCAGAGTacacaaatatgtttttcgtGGCCCTGTTTACAATGGAAATGTTGCTAAAGATGTATAGTTTGGGATTTCAGGGGTATTTTGTATCCCTTTTCAACCGATTCGActgcttcgtcgtcatcggcagtATAGGAGAGATGATACTCACTAGCACCCAAATCATGCCTCCGCTTGGAGTATCTGTCTTGCGATGTGTTCGTCTTCTTCGAGTTTTTAAAGTAACTAAGTAAGTCTACTTTCAAAACGATTTATGGATTGAATAATCATTAATCTACTTTCTTTGCCTGATTATTCTGTTTCAAGGTACTGGCAATCGCTCTCAAATTTAGTTGCATCACTGCTAAATTCCATTCAATCGATTGCATCGCTTCTGTTACTATTGTTTctatttattgttatttttgcCCTTCTCGGAATGCAagtttttggtggaaagtttaattttaatagTGCTGTTGATAAACCTCGCTCCAATTTCGATAGCTTCGTGCAAAGTCTACTCACAGTGTTTCAGGTACAAATCTTTCTTTGTACTAGTTCCATCAATCGATGCGACACGCAttaaaaaatactttttcCCAAACAAATAGATACTTACAGGTGAAGATTGGAATATGGTTATGTATGACGGAATACAAGCATACGGTGGTGTTGCGTCTTTAGGAATTATTGCAAGCATTTACTTCATAATACTGTTCATCTGCGGTAACTGTATCCTTTAAAAACTATTTAACCTTATTTTTGCTCTTAAATTTAACTATTTGTTCAATGCTATGATCAAATCATCCTTAACTCATACCGTCATTGCATCGATCTAGATATTTTATTGAACGTATTCTTGGCTATTGCTGTGGATAATTTGGCCGATGCGGATTCTCTCACTACggtggaaaaagaagaagatgacaATCCGGagggtgaagaagaaaaactatcACATGCCCCAACACCAATAGAACACGGAGACGATGGTTTCATGGAACACGAAAAGGATAATTTGGATTCTGATAATGAGCCTACAAATATGTAAGGATTGTTATCCATGCTCACATTATAATATTTGTCGAGGATCTTTTTCTGTTAATATTGTTCGGCTGATGAACAAAAAATTTCTGGTTccttaaaatattttaatctcGTTATGTTTTCGTTGAACCCCGTTCGTAGGTCTGACGACTATGATGGACATGATTCAGAATCTAAAATTCCTGTTGCTGAGGATGATGAAGGGTATGAAGAGCAAGATACTCaaggttggttgttgttcttcAATTGCTTAGCAACTTAGTAGTtgtaaatttgatttattttctaTTTGCCACTTCATAAGAGTAACCAACATTGTAATTtcgtattatttttttactaTAAATTCATTAATTTATTACATATTTCAGGTGAGACTTTTGATGAGCCCACGACTGTTTCCGCACGCCCAAGACGTCTATCTGAATTAAGCgtgaaaaaatccaaaaaaccTATTCCTCGGGCGAATGCATTACTTATTTTCTCTCCGTCGAACAGGTAAATGCAGACGGGGCACTCGGTAATACTAATGGCGGAAAAGAAATGTGAAATATTACGTTCTAGACGCCTTAGTTTTGCTGGGTGCCCCTTTGATATAATACTaatatggttttttgtttatttgttttgtcatTTTCAATGATAAAATACAGATTCACAAGATGATGGTCTTCGCGTGGCAAGACCACGTAGAATGTCCGAGTTAAATGTCGTGAATACGATTGTGCCTATACCGGATGgttcttcattttttataatgtcaaaaaaaaacaggttgataaacagtttttcttttgtttgataAAGGATCCACCCGTTCCTGCACGTTGATTCCTTataatggaaatgatttctAACTATGCTTATTAGCTAGTTAAATCAAAATACAAGATGCAGATTGCTTTGATGGAATACTAGAATATTGCATTGTTATGTATCTCTACAAAATACGATCCTTAAAAGCTGTAACCCTTAAGCACAAACTAACTTTCAGtataattaatcaaaaagagCTAAACATTTCAATATTGGTTGCTGTAATCTTGTTGGAATCAtaatataatttatttttcttgcAATGGTATTACAAACTGCTTGAAATTACGGCAATAATACAGGCTGAATACTGTAAATGTAAATGTAggtattatttttaaaataagtaTATAACAGATGCACTAATTGGTGACCTATTTCTAATAATAAATGTATTAATAACTATAATTTGATAATTTAACATGTGGCAATGCTTGTCAAAATCGCAGATggtagcaacaaaaaaatcattttataaaatactcCAACTAACAATCCgtctttaaaaaaatgtttattgttAAAATGTGTTAAAAGTTCatattatttccatttctttgccATCGACTATTTTCCACAGATTCCGTATTTTCTGTCACTGGCTCTGCAACCATAGCACGTTTGGTAACATCATTCTTGTGTGCATCATGTTTTCTTCGGCAATGTTGGCAGCAGAAGACCCACTGAATGCCAATAGTGAACGCAATCAGATCCTTAACTACTTCGATTACTTCTTCACGTCAGTGTTTACAATAGAGTTACTTCTGAAACTTATTTCGTATGGGTTTCTCTTTCACGATGGAGCATTCTGTAGAAGCGCGTTTAATCTGCTTGATCTTTTGGTCGTATGTGTTTCTCTAATATCAATGTTTTTTAGGTGAGTGTATTCAATGTAtagtaaattaattaaaaattctaATTGTTAAATTAATATCACTTTATAAACAGCTCTGGTGCCATTTCTGTGATAAAAATTTTACGAGTGCTTCGTGTTCTTCGTCCATTGCGTGCAATTAATCGTGCTAAAGGATTAAAGGTATGTATTGGTTGGCAATCATTATTCTGGCGCAAAGTACGGGCAATATTATCGACGATAAACAAAATGGACGAAGATAATCCCTGCCTGTTTATTAGATACACTAGCTGCGCGATTAAATTCTTGTGTTTTATTGGTCCATGAAAACCaagcattttttaaatatatcgTTCGTTTGTATCTGTTTTACTACTTGGATAGTTATAAACTTTCGCGAACCTTAAATCTTCGTTAAAGATGATCAATTACAGCATCAAACCATGTGTTAATCATTCGAAACAAACCGTGTTAGTTAGAAAAAGGCAGTACAGATCTAGTTGTTCATTATTCAATACACCTTTCACATCTTTCATTCAGCTGGTGTGACGACAATGTTCGTCCAACATGTCTTTTCCTATGACATATAAACGCTGGAAACAATGCAAAATATCTACATAACATACAAATTAATCACAAGGACGTAATTGCGCAACTAGTATCCCTAAAATAGTTCAATCAGAACAACTTCAGGTCCAATGTTGAAAATATACAAGTATTCCAATAAGTTGAAAGGACTTACTACTTATCCATAATAACTATAACCTCTATTTATCTAAAATTTACATACCATACTCGGTGAAAATGTACACAGTTTTTATGTTCTGTTTTCGTTAATTCATTGTGGTAGGATCGATAATAATgagttaattttattttatcgttAAATCTCGTCTTATATTTTGTCTTCTCAGCATGTTGTGCAATGTGTTATAGTAGCAGTAAAGACAATCGGCAATATTGTGCTGGTAACTTGTTTGCTACAATTCATGTTCGCCGTTATTGGAGTGCAGTTGTATAAGGTAGGACGCAAAATTGCGGCCTGACTAGCTTCATTTCgttcattttgaatttgtgtttgaattggagtttcgtttccttttttgtttcctgtGTTTTTCCTTATATTTTCATTACAACTACGCCATACTACGCTTATGGTGTTTCGTAGGGATGCGCTGTATAGTATTTCCACGTTAACGTTGTCGTTGTTACCATTTATCTACAACTGTTTCTCATCCCGTAGAAGCTTTTTTCAGAGCGTTTCAAGCTACTTCACTCTGATCGAATAATGAACTGCTACTGAAAAATTATCGCTCTTTCTAAATGTGTGGAAAGATTCGcttgttcaattattttttaacGGAGACAACCGAATCGTGATAACTTAGAAGATTAGATACAGATAATTTAGGGCAATAGACAAATATTTTTACAACAATATGTGTGTACAATGTGAGTTAATCGATACTGCATTATTATAATCATAAAGGAATAAGAACAAACGCCAGTACAGCTGCAATGCGTAGAACGCTACGTATTCAGACTAAAGTATGTTAAAGTATTGCTAAGCAATGTGCAGGCGGGTTataacatttcttttcttaAAAGCAGGAATTTTCCAAATTGTATTATATCAAGAGAGGTATAATTTCATAATGTATCTTACCAGATGCTTTTGGGATACAAATCTTTCAGATCATTTAGAAAACTTAGATTCTACAACAATTATTGTTTGTGAACAAATTTTGGTAAGTTCCTTCTCCTCGGACATTGATTATTTTGGAATTTTGAATAGCTTGATTATACTGCATcaattttaattgctttcaATTATGGGTATTTCAAATCTACACAGCAATAAAGGTTGGCTTGAAATCTGATGTCCATTAAGTAATCCTGCATCACAAAAATATTTCATACAATACTTGTCTCATTAACGTTAACGTTAACTTTTTTCTATGCGCTTGCGTTCTCAACAGTACGTAGTGAAATGTGTGATAGTTGCCATCAAAACGATTGGTAACATTATGCTAGTGACGTACCTCTTGCAGTTTATGTTTGCTGTGATTGGAGTACAATTGTTTAAGGTAATTGATAACTTAATTACTTCCTGTTGCTGTCTCACTTCACTGGTCTAGTGTTGTTCTTTTACTGTCTATTTTGTCACCAACCCACTGCTACTTTTCATTCACCATAATTAtgggtgttttatttttatttttcattcaataaAACCATAGATTCACAAATTTTGTAGATTTGCTatgcatttatttttcattaaatgtcCAAACAATGTTAAAATACCCGTCTATGTCCAAGTTCCCCAATTGATTTTGTACATAACAGAAAATGCTCCATTATGTGAAGCTACACACGTCTATTAATATAAAACTGTTATGCGAATAAACTATATAATAGGAGAATGTGAATAGAACGCTAGTTGGATTGcttctttaattttattttggaAACATCAAATCTAGGTTTGTAAATCTTCTACATAAGTGATTTGgtaaatttgaatgatttgtctgtttattttttgctaGAATTTTACGATGTTGtagttgtttctttttacaaAATGCTAGAATGTACCTACTAGCCGTATGAGCAAATGTTTGCATGGGAGAAGCATGTATGAATATCACCAAAACATTTCGTACTCTCAAAGTAAATGAAGGTGTTAAACTATGATTTCTTAATTATTATAAAAACAGTGGGTTCTAGTGTTATTTGAAGATTGATcctgaaaaataataaaatatttgttttaattgattcattGGCCATAaccatattttttaaaaagcatATTTCTTCAAATTTTCACAAACTACTAGTAGAATGTATCATGTTGATATATTGCGTTTAAAATAAGTGTTTGGGTCAGCATcaaaatgattgtttttcaaattttttgaatttcaatatAACATTCGTTTAAAACCTAGACACAAACATTGTACACAAACGGAGCATTTATACTATTGTATAAATACAAGTTTGATTCTTTGGCAAAATGTATCATCCAGTCCAGTCATGTACTCAAATTAATGTTATCTTGTCTTACTATGAAGTTAAATAGTGTTTGAATAACAAATTAGGTAATAGCTTAAAGTACAAGTGAATCAAAACATTAATATTTGGATTCAAATAGTTTGCTGGAAAAACGAATTTTAAAAACAgctctcctcatcatcatcatcatcatcatcttctagAATTaccagaaaaaaatcattatgcAACGTAATATTAATTAACAGtaattaaacaaataaaccatgcggtgcgccatctagacaggatctatttaaattttgaaaaactCCGCCATTTTTCGGTCGATTTCGGAAAATGATTCAGATTTATTTAGATTATACAATGCTCTTTATTGACAATTCACCCAGAATATAATATCGAGCAAATGACTTTCAttatacacacaaaaaaacaggcaTTTTATAGGACATTTTCATTCTATTTGTCAACATTTTGTGTGTAATTGCAGCAATTTTCGATCTGATAGTAGCTTTTAGTTCTTCAATAGTCTTTGACTTACTGACAAACACCTTACTGTTCAAATAGCCTCATTGAAAATAGTCCGGCACCGTCAAATCCCGCGATCAAAGATGCCACGCCTAAATACGCACAGTTTTCATAGTTGAAGGATTATTTTTAATGTACTGCAATACAATTTCAGTCCGTGTTTTTGGCGAGAATCGTTTCATGGCATAAAATGACACAGACTTACGTTTCAGAAACTGGCTTACTTGTCTAAATCGACAGAAAAATGACGAAGTTATTCgacatttaaataggtcctgtcTAGATGACGCACCCTGTATATTGCAAATGATTTAGTCAGTTAAGATGTGCACCCATTCACGTGTTTTTTTCTGCGAAACTTGTTGAGATTCGCTGCAATTGCtgcattttttatgtatgTTCTCAAAAATTGTACCCACTATTATCAAACATTAATAGTTAATGGCTTGATCGACTTGGTTTTGGGTTATAGGTATTTCGATTAATCACCCAAGGCTCGTTTTTCCACAAAGTTTGATTTGTGGACTTGGAATAAAGTTTTGTATATGTCCCGAAATCTAAATACAACATATAGATATTATAATTTATAATATGACAGTTTCATTTGACTCAACTTACAGATTGTCTTTGAAATCACGATGAATTTCATCTCTATGCATCTTCTGCAAATATTCTATACATAATACTTCAACAGGGCTATGAAACATTGTATCGTTTGTTAATCCCTAAGATATGACTTGAAATTTGTTTATGCTGCATTCTTAGAATTGGAGATATGGTTAGGACAACATCTATCCTTATTGCACAGAGGTAATCTTATGGACACGAAACGGTAACTGTTGTAACCTAATTTATGTGATCTCAATAAATACAAATGTGAAATATGACGATCGTAACTTCAAGTGAGCGTTTGATGCTATGTAAAAACCAGAAATTGAAATGTACCTTTTAAAAAATAGAGTTTTTCTTATTCGGGAGTTCGTTACTTTCGGGATTAGTTATTCTCGGCTAGATTTGTTATTTTAGGGATTTATCCTAAATGTgagaaaaatttgaaaatgtgTGAATTGCTTTAATTTAAAACC
The sequence above is a segment of the Anopheles darlingi chromosome 2, idAnoDarlMG_H_01, whole genome shotgun sequence genome. Coding sequences within it:
- the LOC125950226 gene encoding muscle calcium channel subunit alpha-1-like isoform X5, producing the protein MSASQKDKASVQPDSQKQNITFAVEHTSAISPKAGQARNRNSLKDVLSSGNKLIGAFHAPDSAYPLLATSKAHEHKRDQHHQFLDILNKSFSRNKSDQQSEQDCVTVGQRTTNDLGVGSSVSRLPKKGSSRSFFLKRQHSLSDVWQTTLKSTTAMSQAAARMDSTEMTSASGIDGRRFNSDVDGPNGGVGGSEPAGATGGEINIGGTTIPIAPKKPTRRAGVKPQPDRPMRALFCLTRTNPLRKLCIAIVEWKPFEYLILLTIFANCVALAVYTPFPNSDSNSTNAALEKIEYIFLVIFTAECIMKLIAYGFILHPGSYLRNGWNILDFTIVVIGMISTALSNLMKEGFDVKALRAFRVLRPLRLVSGVPSLQVVLNSILRAMVPLLHIALLVLFVIIIYAIIGLELFSGKLHKSCFHNETGEIMDDPHPCGEDGFHCDTISPEMVCRYYWEGPNFGITNFDNFGLSMLTVFQCVTLEGWTDMLYYIEDAMGSSWQWVYFISMVILGAFFVMNLILGVLSGEFSKERTKAKNRGDFQKLREKQQIEEDLRGYLDWITQAEDIDPDNEASGNQEGKVKNTIELDSSDNLGEDGEVQQVSWFSRKRKSIDRVNRRLRRACRKAVKSQAFYWLIIILVFLNTGVLATEHYRQPPWLDDFQEYTNMFFVALFTMEMLLKMYSLGFQGYFVSLFNRFDCFVVIGSIGEMILTSTQIMPPLGVSVLRCVRLLRVFKVTKYWQSLSNLVASLLNSIQSIASLLLLLFLFIVIFALLGMQVFGGKFNFNSAVDKPRSNFDSFVQSLLTVFQILTGEDWNMVMYDGIQAYGGVASLGIIASIYFIILFICGNYILLNVFLAIAVDNLADADSLTTVEKEEDDNPEGEEEKLSHAPTPIEHGDDGFMEHEKDNLDSDNEPTNMSDDYDGHDSESKIPVAEDDEGYEEQDTQDSQDDGLRVARPRRMSELNVVNTIVPIPDGSSFFIMSKKNRFRIFCHWLCNHSTFGNIILVCIMFSSAMLAAEDPLNANSERNQILNYFDYFFTSVFTIELLLKLISYGFLFHDGAFCRSAFNLLDLLVVCVSLISMFFSSGAISVIKILRVLRVLRPLRAINRAKGLKYVVKCVIVAIKTIGNIMLVTYLLQFMFAVIGVQLFKGKFFSCSDGSKMQESECHGTYLVYEDGNVDKPVSKERYWSRNRFHFDDVSKAMLTLFTVSTFEGWPGLLYVSIDSHEEDSGPIHNFRPIVAAYYIIYIIIIAFFMVNIFVGFVIVTFQNEGEQEYKNCDLDKNQRNCIEFALKAKPIRRYIPKHRIQYKVWWFVTSQPFEYMIFILIMINTITLSMKFYRQPEIYTEVLDLLNLIFTAVFALEFVFKLAAFRFKNYFGDAWNVFDFIIVLGSFIDIVYSEVNVSKGMKGGSSIISINFFRLFRVMRLVKLLARGEGIRTLLWTFIKSFQALPYVALLIVMLFFIYAVIGMQVFGKIAMDDDTSIHRNNNFQTFPQAVLVLFRSATGEAWQEIMLDCSARPGEVNCDPKSDDAGSPDGCGSSIAFPYFISFYVLCSFLIINLFVAVIMDNFDYLTRDWSILGPHHLDEFVRLWSEYDPDAKGRIKHLDVVTLLRKISPPLGFGKLCPHRVACKRLVSMNMPLNSDGTVLFNATLFAVVRTSLKIKTEGNIDDANAELRTTIKQIWKRTNPKLLDQVVPPPGVDDEVTVGKFYATFLIQDYFRRFKKRKENDNKLSSDQNKRRTMTLQAGLRTLHEAGPELKRAISGNLEDTGDDNPEPSHRRNHTLFGNVWSSIRRPGPFGTKQKWSGNHKMSATSAAASAAMHTVLSGTNENQKHEPSKPKVNAVHSGGVGYSHIAESILHAVHDDPLANSYGNGMNATNGAASSDIPLRPLVLYDTTINRGPTNTISVDIGPQNVSARGDASAHIENMDKVRLIHSTPSSPHEVHRPASNVIGSAESLVGRVLAQQGLGKYCDLDLVHCAQMEMQEALDMTQEEMDLAAHELMLEERFNRKNGSNARSNPRRGVNTSVNKNVSPQL